Proteins encoded by one window of Cloeon dipterum chromosome 2, ieCloDipt1.1, whole genome shotgun sequence:
- the LOC135937467 gene encoding zinc metalloproteinase nas-13-like, whose amino-acid sequence MSLTCRVYLLAVLSFRLALATPMLLKISYPADYDAAAVVNAISDWTADMGTSVWSLSGLRQGDIMDLPTRNAITAPTAKWKNATMPYLFQNGFRPEEKVVIMRAMKMVMSKSCFRFRPFRYGDSDFVNFVHDEYGCWSYLGRVGGGQMISLQRGNCIQTGVVAHELLHAAGFDHQHNAPDRDYYVFINYTNLDTDDFEHFDKASASEYTDFRLGYDYRSIMHYGRTAFSKNGLDTIIPYEKYARIGQSKIPSAKDYKKLNILYGCNEFL is encoded by the exons ATGAGCTTGACCTGCCGAGTTTATCTGCTGGCGGTGCTGAGTTTTCGATTAGCCCTCGCCACTCCGATGCTGCTGAAAATCAGCTATCCAGCTGATTACGACGCGGCCGCCGTTG TGAACGCTATTTCCGACTGGACGGCTGACATGGGCACCAGCGTCTGGAGCCTCAGCGGCCTCAGGCAGGGCGACATCATGGACTTGCCGACCCGAAACGCCATCACGGCGCCCACCGCCAAGTGGAAGAACGCCACCATGCCCTACCTCTTCCAGAATGGATTTC GGCCTGAGGAGAAAGTGGTGATCATGCGGGCCATGAAGATGGTCATGAGCAAATCGTGTTTCCGTTTTCGACCATTCCGTTACGGCGACTCTGACTTCGTCAACTTTGTGCACGACGAGTACGGCTGCTGGTCTTACCTGGGCCGCGTCGGTGGCGGCCAGATGATAAGTCTGCAGCGGGGAAACTGCATCCAGACCGGCGTGGTGGCCCACGAGCTGCTGCACGCCGCCGGCTTTGACCACCAGCACAACGCTCCCGACAGAGACTACTACGTCTTCATCAATTACACTAACCTAGACACAG ATGATTTCGAGCATTTTGACAAAGCGAGTGCTTCCGAATATACGGATTTCAGGCTGGGCTACGACTACAGGAGCATCATGCACTACGGCAGGACAGCTTTCTCGAAGAACGGACTGGACACAATAATTCCTTAC GAAAAGTACGCAAGAATTGGCCAGAGCAAAATTCCGTCTGCCAAAGactacaaaaaattgaacattttgtaCGGATGCAATGAGTTTTTGTAA
- the LOC135937469 gene encoding astacin-like metalloprotease toxin 5 translates to MHFKSLFEFLLMVAYLAEDAVAHPPDVIPHTYPPGHDPKAIAKAMANWRPDHGHQIWTLSGLREGDIMDHNPNSRNVIRDSNKLWFNYTVPYVIQPGLTQYERSEVFKGMNLIMQGSCIKFRPYQYYTDRDYIYLRYDEVGCWSYVGRQGGGGQVVSLARNVPEGTCLYHGVVAHELLHAIGFEHMHNNYNRDDYVWIYYNNIRAGEEHNFVKISPQEYTDYGVPYDYDSVMHYGRTAFSGNGGETIVPKDPNARTGQQEFVSRRDFLKLNTRYPCNFGK, encoded by the exons ATGCACTTCAAGTCGCTGTTCGAGTTTCTGCTAATGGTTGCCTACCTCGCAGAAGACGCCGTCGCCCACCCGCCCGACGTTATTCCACACACCTATCCTCCTGGGCACGATCCCAAGGCAATTG cgaAAGCCATGGCCAACTGGCGGCCTGATCACGGCCATCAAATCTGGACATTGAGTGGACTTCGCGAGGGTGACATTATGGACCACAATCCAAACTCTAGAAACGTCATTCGAGATTCCAACAAGCTTTGGTTCAATTACACGGTCCCATACGTCATTCAGCCTGGATTGA cccaATACGAGCGTTCGGAGGTGTTCAAGGGGATGAACCTGATCATGCAGGGGTCGTGCATCAAGTTCCGGCCGTACCAGTACTACACGGACCGCGACTACATCTACCTGAGGTACGACGAAGTGGGCTGCTGGTCGTACGTTGGGCGGCAGGGCGGCGGAGGCCAGGTCGTCAGCCTGGCGCGCAACGTGCCCGAGGGCACGTGTCTCTACCACGGCGTCGTCGCCCACGAGCTGCTGCACGCCATCGGCTTTGAGCACATGCATAATAATTACAACCGAGACGACTATGTCTGGATTTATTACAACAATATCAGAGCAG GAGAAGAGCACAATTTCGTGAAGATTTCACCGCAGGAGTACACCGACTATGGCGTTCCTTACGACTACGACAGCGTCATGCACTATGGCAGAACGGCCTTTTCAGGGAATGGAGGCGAAACTATCGTTCCCAAG GACCCTAACGCTAGGACAGGGCAGCAAGAGTTCGTCTCTCGAAGGGACTTTTTGAAGCTCAACACCAGATATCCGTGTAACTTTGGAAAGTAG
- the LOC135937758 gene encoding zinc metalloproteinase nas-14-like yields MTRIVRTLAVLALWHGCLAFIYVDPNPRPIIYPPGYDRLAVEMAISRRSPDGPLVWTLSGLREGDIMDDYSNARNVIRDTNKLWINNTVPFAFAPGYSNEQMVEIIKGMKLIMKGSCIKFRSVKIGVDKDYIYIQPLSGCWSLVGRQGTGAQTVSLMPPTNGSTCVYYGVAAHEFLHALGFEHMHDNFNRDDYVTVNFTNVQPKYYHDFDKISKKDYTDFGIPYDYDSVMHYDRYAFSVDPDDATKTTIIPKDPNAVIGQNDHVSKRDFKKLNIRYNCTDFL; encoded by the exons ATGACTCGCATTGTGCGCACCCTGGCCGTGCTGGCCCTTTGGCACGGATGCCTGGCCTTCATTTACGTCGACCCCAACCCCAGGCCGATCATCTACCCCCCGGGCTACGACCGTTTAGCAGTTG aAATGGCAATTTCGCGACGGTCTCCGGACGGGCCGCTCGTCTGGACGCTGAGTGGGCTGCGCGAGGGCGACATCATGGACGACTATTCCAACGCCAGGAACGTCATCAGGGACACGAATAAGCTGTGGATCAACAACACCGTTCCTTTTGCTTTTGCGCCTGGTTATAGTAA CGAACAGATGGTTGAGATCATTAAGGGCATGAAGCTGATCATGAAGGGCTCGTGCATCAAGTTTCGATCGGTGAAGATCGGCGTGGACAAAGACTACATCTACATCCAGCCTTTGTCCGGGTGCTGGTCGCTGGTGGGCCGGCAGGGCACCGGCGCCCAGACCGTCAGCCTGATGCCGCCGACGAACGGCTCGACGTGCGTCTACTACGGCGTCGCGGCGCACGAGTTCCTGCACGCGCTCGGCTTCGAGCACATGCACGACAACTTCAACCGCGACGACTACGTCACGGTCAACTTCACCAACGTCCAGCCCAAGTACTACCACGACTTCGACAAGATTTCCAAGAAGGACTACACGGACTTTGGCATCCCTTATGACTACGACAGCGTCATGCACTATGACAGGTACGCCTTCTCCGTCGATCCTGACGATGCCACCAAGACCACCATCATTCCAAAG GATCCAAATGCAGTTATTGGCCAAAACGACCACGTGTCCAAGAGGGATTTCAAAAAACTAAACATACGCTATAATTGTACAGATTTTCTCTGA
- the LOC135937470 gene encoding zinc metalloproteinase nas-13-like yields MQKMKLIVAVLWSVFAASGAFELFGESEKFSDLPSLIPINFGPNYNRDAVSRSIASWKPGSGRNIWELSGLREGDIMDSADKGRNVIIDPKYNWPNNTMVYRLMSGMTSKEKMVVKEAMELIMQGSCLKFRPYRHGDRDYVYIQYNDTGCWSLIGRQGGAQPVNLQRDACFIPGPAAHELLHAAGFEHQHSAPDRDAYVYINYTNIEEADYEQFEKLSADEYSEMGVGYDYDSLMHYSRSAFSKNGEDTIIPYEDVEIGQQEYVSDKDYRKLNVKYNCHYDADDDSGVHHGEWNHEGNGGGSPQNSEHGNTGPNNGNNHAGGNGNGGILTNMFG; encoded by the exons ATGCAGAAAATGAAGCTGATTGTCGCCGTCTTGTGGAGCGTTTTCGCCGCCAGCGGCGCCTTCGAGTTGTTCGGCGAGTCGGAAAAGTTTTCAGACCTTCCAAGCCTGATTCCGATCAACTTCGGGCCGAATTACAACCGCGATGCCGTTT CCAGGAGCATTGCCTCGTGGAAGCCAGGCAGCGGAAGGAACATTTGGGAGCTGAGCGGCCTCCGCGAGGGAGACATCATGGACTCGGCCGACAAGGGTAGAAACGTCATCATCGACCCCAAGTACAACTGGCCCAATAATACCATGGTCTACAGGCTTATGTCTGGAATGA CCTCAAAGGAAAAGATGGTGGTGAAGGAGGCAATGGAGTTGATCATGCAGGGCTCGTGCTTGAAATTCCGTCCGTACCGCCACGGCGACCGCGACTACGTGTACATCCAGTACAACGACACCGGCTGCTGGTCGCTAATCGGGCGCCAGGGTGGCGCCCAGCCCGTCAATCTGCAGAGGGACGCCTGCTTCATCCCCGGCCCGGCGGCGCACGAGTTGTTGCACGCCGCCGGATTCGAACACCAGCACAGCGCCCCTGACAGGGATGCCTACGTGTATATTAATTATACTAACATCGAGGAAG ccGACTATGAACAGTTTGAGAAACTCTCCGCCGACGAGTACTCGGAAATGGGGGTGGGCTACGACTACGACAGCTTGATGCACTACTCCAGATCGGCCTTCTCCAAGAACGGCGAAGACACCATCATCCCCtac GAAGATGTGGAGATCGGACAGCAGGAATACGTGTCGGACAAGGACTACCGCAAGCTGAACGTGAAGTACAACTGCCACTACGACGCAGACGACGACTCTGGCGTTCATCACGGCGAGTGGAACCACGAGGGCAACGGAGGCGGCTCCCCGCAAAACAGCGAGCACGGCAACACGGGCCCCAACAACGGCAACAACCACGCCGGTGGCAACGGCAACGGCGGCATTTTGACCAATATGTTTGGCTGA
- the eIF3i gene encoding eukaryotic translation initiation factor 3 subunit I: MKPLMLHGHERAITQIKYNREGDLLFSSAKDHSPNVWYSLNGERLGTFNGHSGAVWTLDIDWQTRFFMSGAADFTLRIWDCSTGTQLGNIVTRSSVRTCAFSYSGNMAVFTTDKAMGHPCEIFVVDTRNIDSSFSDNDPIMRIPISDSKVTSILWGALDETILTGHEDGTVKIWDLQSGKELAKAREHTNSVNDMQMNKDQSMFITASKDNTARLFDANNLMALKVYKTERPVNSAAISPILDHVVLGGGQEAMDVTTTSTRIGKFDSRFFHLVFEEEFGRVKGHFGPINSVAFHPDGKSYSSGGEDGYVRVHTFDQSYYEFNFDY, from the exons ATGAAGCCGCTGATGCTTCACGGGCACGAGCGTGCCATCACGCAGATCAAATACAACCGCGAGGGCGATTTGCTCTTCTCGTCGGCCAAGGATCACTCGCCGAATGTGTGGTACTCGCTGAACGGCGAACGACTCGGCACCTTCAATGGCCACTCCGGCGCCGTATGGACGCTGGACATCGACTGGCAGACCCGTTTCTTCATGTCCGGCGCCGCCGACTTCACGCTGCGCATATGGGACTGCTCGACCGGCACCCAGCTGGGCAACATCGTGACCAGGTCGTCGGTGAGGACGTGCGCGTTCAGCTACAGCGGTAACATGGCCGTCTTCACCACCGACAAAGCTATGGGTCACCCTTGCGAGATCTTCGTCGTCGACACGCGCAACATTGACTCGTCCTTCAGCGATAACGACCCCATCATGCGCATTCCTATTTCCGATTcgaag gtGACTTCTATTCTTTGGGGAGCCCTGGACGAGACAATTCTGACTGGCCACGAGGACGGCACTGTCAAAATCTGGGACTTGCAGAGTGGAAAGGAACTCGCCAAG gCCAGAGAGCATACGAATTCTGTGAACGACATGCAAATGAACAAGGATCAATCGATGTTCATCACCGCGTCCAAGGACAACACGGCTAGACTGTTTGATGCCAACAACCTGATGGCCTTGAAGGTTTACAAGACCGAGCGACCTGTCAACAGTGCGGCGATCTCGCCAATTCTTGATcat GTGGTTTTGGGTGGTGGTCAGGAAGCGATGGACGTGACGACGACCTCAACCCGTATCGGAAAATTCGACTCTCGTTTCTTCCATCTGGTGTTTGAGGAGGAGTTCGGCCGAGTGAAGGGCCATTTCGGTCCAATCAACTCGGTGGCGTTCCACCCTGACGGAAAGAGCTACAGCAGCGGAGGAGAGGACGGCTACGTGCGCGTCCACACGTTTGACCAGTCTTACTACGAGTTCAACTTTGACTATTAG
- the LOC135935006 gene encoding thioredoxin reductase 1, cytoplasmic-like isoform X2, whose amino-acid sequence MRWIGLTTRLLWSACSPKIRRVSTMAPIMDKVDSLVQANKVMIFSKSFCPFCNKVKSLFERHNTAFLALELDLMGEEGVSIQEALFAKTNQKTVPNVFVNGHHVGGCDATVIASKEGKLKELLEGGPKEYNYDLAIIGGGSGGIAASKEAAALGKKVVVFDFVKPTPIGTTWGLGGTCVNVGCIPKKLMHKAALFGEDFHDAPYFGWQLPEQVNHNWNKMVEEIQMYLKSLNFGYRTTLREKGVTYVNSYATFKEPNRLQAVDKKGKVTEVTARNFIVAVGGRPRYPEIPGAKEHCITSDDLFSLPYCPGKTLLVGASYIALECAGFLHGVGLDVSVMVRSIFLRGFDQQMANLIGDHMESRGIKFVRGCVPTSVEKIEEGAPGLLKVTGKMDDGTEYVENFNTVIFAIGRDACTQSLNLEAMGVKLNASNGKIIADEGEKSTTGHIHAIGDVLDGKLELTPVAIQAGKLLVRRLYTTSEALTDYANVPTTVFTPLEYGCVGLSEEDALAKYGAENIEVYHTHFQPLEYALSKRDQFKSYGKLVCVKNENYRVVGFHVLGPNAGEITQGYALGIKLGATKADFANLIGIHPTCAEETVKLHLLANL is encoded by the exons ATGAGGTGGATTGGCCTGACTACCAGACTTTTGTGGTCAGCTTGCTCACCGAAGATTCGCAGAGTTTCGACAATGGCGCCCATCATGGATAAAGTAGACAGCTTGGTGCAGGCCAACAAGGTCATGATCTTCAGCAAGAGCTTCTGCCCCTTTTGTAACAAG GTCAAGTCGCTCTTTGAAAGACACAACACGGCCTTCCTTGCCCTTGAGCTGGACTTAATGGGAG aAGAGGGAGTTTCTATCCAAGAGGCCTTGTTCGCGAAGACGAACCAGAAAACGGTGCCTAACGTATTCGTGAACGGCCACCACGTCGGCGGCTGCGACGCAACCGTGATCGCCAGCAAGGAAGGCAAGCTCAAAGAATTGCTCGAGGGAGGACCTAAAGAGTATAATTACGACTTGGCGATCATCGGAGGTGGCTCTGGAGGCATCGCAGCTTCAAAG GAAGCTGCTGCTCTTGGTAAGAAAGTGGTTGTGTTCGACTTTGTGAAACCAACGCCAATCGGCACAACCTGGGGCCTGGGCGGCACGTGCGTCAACGTGGGATGCATTCCCAAAAAGCTGATGCACAAAGCCGCCCTCTTCGGCGAAGACTTCCACGACGCGCCTTATTTTGGCTGGCAATTGCCAGAGCAAG TGAATCACAACTGGAACAAGATGGTTGAAGAGATTCAGATGTACTTAAAATCGTTGAACTTTGGCTACAGAACTACTCTGCGCGAGAAGGGTGTCACTTACGTCAACTCCTACGCAACTTTCAAAGAGCCCAATAGGCTTCAG GCTGTGGACAAGAAGGGCAAGGTGACTGAAGTGACGGCTCGCAACTTCATCGTGGCCGTTGGCGGACGTCCTCGCTACCCTGAAATCCCTGGCGCCAAGGAACACTGCATCACCTCGGACGACCTGTTCTCCCTGCCCTACTGCCCTGGCAAGACGCTGCTGGTTGGCGCCTCGTACATCGCGCTGGAGTGCGCCGGCTTCCTGCACGGCGTCGGCCTGGACGTCTCGGTCATGGTGCGATCCATCTTCCTGCGCGGCTTCGACCAGCAGATGGCCAACCTCATCGGCGACCACATGGAAAGCCGTGGAATCAAGTTCGTGCGCGGCTGCGTTCCCACCAGCGTTGAGAAGATCGAGGAGGGCGCTCCCGGCCTCTTGAAG GTGACAGGAAAAATGGATGATGGCACCGAGTACGTGGAGAATTTCAACACGGTCATCTTCGCCATTGGCCGCGACGCGTGCACGCAGTCCCTCAACCTGGAGGCCATGGGGGTGAAGCTGAATGCAAGCAACGGAAAGATCATTGCTGACGAAGGAGAAAAATCGACCACCGGGCACATCCACGCGATTGGCGACGTGCTTGATGGAAAACTTGAGCTCACTCCTGTCGCCATCCAGGCAGGAAAGTTGCTTGTCAGG AGATTGTACACAACTAGTGAGGCTTTGACTGACTACGCAAACGTGCCGACGACCGTGTTCACTCCGCTGGAGTACGGCTGCGTTGGCCTGTCTGAAGAAGATGCCTTGGCCAAGTATGGCGCAGAAAACATTGAGGTGTACCACACACACTTTCAGCCGCTAGAGTACGCACTGTCCAAGCGAGACCAGTTCAAGTCTTACGGCAAGCTGGTTTGCGTCAAAAACGAGAAt TACCGCGTGGTCGGTTTCCACGTTTTGGGTCCAAACGCCGGTGAAATCACGCAGGGCTACGCGCTCGGAATCAAGTTGGGCGCCACGAAAGCCGACTTTGCCAACCTGATCGGAATCCACCCCACTTGCGCCGAG gaGACAGTGAAGTTGCACCTCCTGGCAAACTTGTGA
- the LOC135935006 gene encoding thioredoxin reductase 1, cytoplasmic-like isoform X1, whose translation MRWIGLTTRLLWSACSPKIRRVSTMAPIMDKVDSLVQANKVMIFSKSFCPFCNKVKSLFERHNTAFLALELDLMGEEGVSIQEALFAKTNQKTVPNVFVNGHHVGGCDATVIASKEGKLKELLEGGPKEYNYDLAIIGGGSGGIAASKEAAALGKKVVVFDFVKPTPIGTTWGLGGTCVNVGCIPKKLMHKAALFGEDFHDAPYFGWQLPEQVNHNWNKMVEEIQMYLKSLNFGYRTTLREKGVTYVNSYATFKEPNRLQAVDKKGKVTEVTARNFIVAVGGRPRYPEIPGAKEHCITSDDLFSLPYCPGKTLLVGASYIALECAGFLHGVGLDVSVMVRSIFLRGFDQQMANLIGDHMESRGIKFVRGCVPTSVEKIEEGAPGLLKVTGKMDDGTEYVENFNTVIFAIGRDACTQSLNLEAMGVKLNASNGKIIADEGEKSTTGHIHAIGDVLDGKLELTPVAIQAGKLLVRRLYTTSEALTDYANVPTTVFTPLEYGCVGLSEEDALAKYGAENIEVYHTHFQPLEYALSKRDQFKSYGKLVCVKNENYRVVGFHVLGPNAGEITQGYALGIKLGATKADFANLIGIHPTCAENFTTMDVSKSSGISVASKSC comes from the exons ATGAGGTGGATTGGCCTGACTACCAGACTTTTGTGGTCAGCTTGCTCACCGAAGATTCGCAGAGTTTCGACAATGGCGCCCATCATGGATAAAGTAGACAGCTTGGTGCAGGCCAACAAGGTCATGATCTTCAGCAAGAGCTTCTGCCCCTTTTGTAACAAG GTCAAGTCGCTCTTTGAAAGACACAACACGGCCTTCCTTGCCCTTGAGCTGGACTTAATGGGAG aAGAGGGAGTTTCTATCCAAGAGGCCTTGTTCGCGAAGACGAACCAGAAAACGGTGCCTAACGTATTCGTGAACGGCCACCACGTCGGCGGCTGCGACGCAACCGTGATCGCCAGCAAGGAAGGCAAGCTCAAAGAATTGCTCGAGGGAGGACCTAAAGAGTATAATTACGACTTGGCGATCATCGGAGGTGGCTCTGGAGGCATCGCAGCTTCAAAG GAAGCTGCTGCTCTTGGTAAGAAAGTGGTTGTGTTCGACTTTGTGAAACCAACGCCAATCGGCACAACCTGGGGCCTGGGCGGCACGTGCGTCAACGTGGGATGCATTCCCAAAAAGCTGATGCACAAAGCCGCCCTCTTCGGCGAAGACTTCCACGACGCGCCTTATTTTGGCTGGCAATTGCCAGAGCAAG TGAATCACAACTGGAACAAGATGGTTGAAGAGATTCAGATGTACTTAAAATCGTTGAACTTTGGCTACAGAACTACTCTGCGCGAGAAGGGTGTCACTTACGTCAACTCCTACGCAACTTTCAAAGAGCCCAATAGGCTTCAG GCTGTGGACAAGAAGGGCAAGGTGACTGAAGTGACGGCTCGCAACTTCATCGTGGCCGTTGGCGGACGTCCTCGCTACCCTGAAATCCCTGGCGCCAAGGAACACTGCATCACCTCGGACGACCTGTTCTCCCTGCCCTACTGCCCTGGCAAGACGCTGCTGGTTGGCGCCTCGTACATCGCGCTGGAGTGCGCCGGCTTCCTGCACGGCGTCGGCCTGGACGTCTCGGTCATGGTGCGATCCATCTTCCTGCGCGGCTTCGACCAGCAGATGGCCAACCTCATCGGCGACCACATGGAAAGCCGTGGAATCAAGTTCGTGCGCGGCTGCGTTCCCACCAGCGTTGAGAAGATCGAGGAGGGCGCTCCCGGCCTCTTGAAG GTGACAGGAAAAATGGATGATGGCACCGAGTACGTGGAGAATTTCAACACGGTCATCTTCGCCATTGGCCGCGACGCGTGCACGCAGTCCCTCAACCTGGAGGCCATGGGGGTGAAGCTGAATGCAAGCAACGGAAAGATCATTGCTGACGAAGGAGAAAAATCGACCACCGGGCACATCCACGCGATTGGCGACGTGCTTGATGGAAAACTTGAGCTCACTCCTGTCGCCATCCAGGCAGGAAAGTTGCTTGTCAGG AGATTGTACACAACTAGTGAGGCTTTGACTGACTACGCAAACGTGCCGACGACCGTGTTCACTCCGCTGGAGTACGGCTGCGTTGGCCTGTCTGAAGAAGATGCCTTGGCCAAGTATGGCGCAGAAAACATTGAGGTGTACCACACACACTTTCAGCCGCTAGAGTACGCACTGTCCAAGCGAGACCAGTTCAAGTCTTACGGCAAGCTGGTTTGCGTCAAAAACGAGAAt TACCGCGTGGTCGGTTTCCACGTTTTGGGTCCAAACGCCGGTGAAATCACGCAGGGCTACGCGCTCGGAATCAAGTTGGGCGCCACGAAAGCCGACTTTGCCAACCTGATCGGAATCCACCCCACTTGCGCCGAG AACTTCACCACGATGGACGTGAGCAAGTCTTCGGGCATCAGCGTGGCGAGCAAAAGCTGCTGA